One segment of Castanea sativa cultivar Marrone di Chiusa Pesio chromosome 3, ASM4071231v1 DNA contains the following:
- the LOC142629534 gene encoding uncharacterized protein LOC142629534 — MDSNQPRAETPQPPQGGHGGGGSGFPAILAVFLSFITIFVMMRNQSPSTIRNGLSILHQVPEGHVGVYWRGGALQKTITDPGFHLKLPFITHYEPVQVTLQTDQVRDIPCGTKGGVMINFEKIEVVNRLHKDHVHDTLLNYGVQYDNTWIYDKIHHEINQFCSSHSLQQVYIDVFDQIDEKMKDALQGDCTRYAPGIEIMSVRVTKPTIPECIRRNFEQMEEERTKVLIAIEKQRVVEKEAETSKKMAISEAEKIANVSKILMEQKLMEKDSARKQQEIENQIYMAREKSLADAYFYRVLKEAEANKLKLTPQFLELKFVEAIADNTKIFFGEKIPNMFLDQRLLGNFLQQLSRNVSEEGKSTA; from the exons ATGGATTCAAATCAACCGAGAGCCGAAACTCCACAGCCTCCTCAAGGCGGCCACggtggtggtggcagtggtTTCCCTGCTATTCTCGCAGTCTTCTTATCCTTTATCACCATCTTCGTCATG aTGAGGAATCAATCACCATCAACTATTAGGAATGGTTTGTCCATTCTACACCAAGTCCCAGAAGGCCATGTTGGGGTTTACTGGAGGGGAGGTGCCCTTCAAAAGACGATTACAGATCCAG GTTTTCATCTGAAGCTACCTTTTATAACCCAttatgaacctgttcaagtaACCCTTCAAACAGATCAG GTTAGGGATATTCCTTGTGGTACAAAAGGAGGTGTGATGATCAACTTTGAGAAGATAGAG GTTGTTAACCGGCTTCACAAGGACCATGTGCATGACACTCTGCTGAACTATGGGGTGCAGTATGACAATACGTGGATATATGACAAAATTCATCATGAGATCAATCAGTTCTGCAGCTCTCACTCTCTTCAGCAAGTCtatattgatgtttttgatCAA attgatgaaaagatgaaagatGCTCTCCAGGGTGACTGCACACGTTATGCTCCAGGTATTGAAATCATGAGTGTTCGCGTTACAAAGCCAACCATCCCGGAATGCATAAGACGCAATTTTGAACAGATGGAAGAGGAACGCACTAAG GTCTTAATTGCTATTGAGAAACAAAGAGTGGTTGAGAAAGAGGCAGAGACAAGTAAGAAAATGGCTATTAGTGAAGCTGAGAAGATTGCAAATGTGAGTAAGATCCTCATGgaacaaaagttgatggaaaaggaTAGTGCCAGGAAGCAGCAAGAAATTGAGAACCAGATATACATGGCTCGAGAAAAGAGTTTGGCTGATGCATATTTCTACCG TGTACTGAAGGAAGCTGAAGCAAACAAGTTGAAGCTGACACCGCAATTTCTTGAGCTTAAATTCGTTGAGGCCATAGCTgataatacaaaaattttctttggggAAAAG ATACCTAATATGTTTTTGGATCAGAGGCTGCTTGGTAACTTCCTGCAACAGTTATCTAGGAATGTGTCTGAAGAGGGGAAATCAacagcttaa
- the LOC142627323 gene encoding uncharacterized protein LOC142627323 isoform X2 — translation MDSNQPRAETPQPPQGGRGRGGGGSGFSAILTVFLSFIAIFVMMMNQSPSTIRNGLSILHQVPEGHVGVYWRGGALQKTITDPGFHLKLPFITHYEPVQVTLQTDQVRDIPCGTKGGVMINFEKIEVVHRLHKDHVHDTLLNYGVQYDNTWIYDKIHHEINQFCSSHSLQQVYIDVFDQIDEKMKDSLQGDCTRYAPGIEIMSVRVTKPTIPESIRRNFEQMEEERTKVLIAIEKQRVVEKEAETSKKLAISEAEKIANVSKILMEQKLMEKDSARKQQEIENQIYMAREKSLADAYFYRVLKEAEVNKLKLTPQFLELKFIEAIADNTKNFLGEKIGGNQQRKREQTKLKSSIVTPHIHPLRTFYLAKPKHQM, via the exons ATGGATTCAAATCAACCGAGAGCCGAAACTCCACAGCCTCCTCAAGGCGGCCGCGGCCGCGGTGGCGGTGGAAGTGGTTTCTCAGCTATTCTCACAGTTTTCTTATCCTTTATCGCCATCTTCGTCATG ATGATGAATCAATCACCATCAACTATTAGGAATGGTTTGTCCATTCTGCACCAAGTCCCAGAAGGCCATGTTGGGGTTTACTGGAGAGGAGGTGCCCTTCAAAAGACGATTACAGATCCAG GTTTTCATTTGAAGCTACCTTTTATAACCCATTATGAGCCTGTTCAAGTAACCCTTCAGACAGATCAG GTGAGGGATATTCCTTGTGGTACAAAAGGAGGTGTCATGATCAACTTTGAGAAGATAGAG GTTGTTCACCGGCTTCACAAGGACCATGTGCATGACACTCTGCTGAACTATGGGGTGCAGTATGACAATACGTGGATATATGACAAAATTCATCATGAGATCAATCAGTTCTGCAGCTCTCACTCTCTTCAGCAAGTCTACATTGATGTTTTTGATCAA ATTGACGAAAAGATGAAAGATTCTCTCCAGGGTGACTGCACACGATATGCTCCAGGTATTGAAATCATGAGTGTTCGTGTTACAAAGCCAACCATCCCAGAAAGCATAAGACGCAATTTTGAACAGATGGAAGAGGAACGCACTAAG GTCTTAATTGCTATTGAGAAACAGAGAGTGGTTGAGAAAGAGGCAGAGACAAGTAAGAAATTGGCTATTAGTGAAGCTGAGAAGATTGCAAATGTGAGTAAGATCCTCATGGAACAGAAGTTGATGGAAAAGGATAGTGCCAGGAAGCAGCAAGAAATTGAGAACCAGATATACATGGCTCGGGAAAAGAGTTTGGCTGATGCATATTTCTACCG TGTACTGAAGGAAGCTGAAGTAAACAAGTTGAAGCTAACACCGCAATTTCTTGAGCTTAAATTCATCGAGGCCATAGCtgataatacaaaaaatttccTTGGGGAAAAg attGGCGGCAAtcaacaaagaaagagagagcaaacTAAGTTAAAGAGCAGCATTGTGACTCCTCATATTCATCCGTTGAGAACGTTTTATCTAGCAAAGCCTAAACATCAAATGTAG
- the LOC142627323 gene encoding uncharacterized protein LOC142627323 isoform X1, translating to MDSNQPRAETPQPPQGGRGRGGGGSGFSAILTVFLSFIAIFVMVLSNYMMMNQSPSTIRNGLSILHQVPEGHVGVYWRGGALQKTITDPGFHLKLPFITHYEPVQVTLQTDQVRDIPCGTKGGVMINFEKIEVVHRLHKDHVHDTLLNYGVQYDNTWIYDKIHHEINQFCSSHSLQQVYIDVFDQIDEKMKDSLQGDCTRYAPGIEIMSVRVTKPTIPESIRRNFEQMEEERTKVLIAIEKQRVVEKEAETSKKLAISEAEKIANVSKILMEQKLMEKDSARKQQEIENQIYMAREKSLADAYFYRVLKEAEVNKLKLTPQFLELKFIEAIADNTKNFLGEKIGGNQQRKREQTKLKSSIVTPHIHPLRTFYLAKPKHQM from the exons ATGGATTCAAATCAACCGAGAGCCGAAACTCCACAGCCTCCTCAAGGCGGCCGCGGCCGCGGTGGCGGTGGAAGTGGTTTCTCAGCTATTCTCACAGTTTTCTTATCCTTTATCGCCATCTTCGTCATGGTATTATCAAACTATATG ATGATGAATCAATCACCATCAACTATTAGGAATGGTTTGTCCATTCTGCACCAAGTCCCAGAAGGCCATGTTGGGGTTTACTGGAGAGGAGGTGCCCTTCAAAAGACGATTACAGATCCAG GTTTTCATTTGAAGCTACCTTTTATAACCCATTATGAGCCTGTTCAAGTAACCCTTCAGACAGATCAG GTGAGGGATATTCCTTGTGGTACAAAAGGAGGTGTCATGATCAACTTTGAGAAGATAGAG GTTGTTCACCGGCTTCACAAGGACCATGTGCATGACACTCTGCTGAACTATGGGGTGCAGTATGACAATACGTGGATATATGACAAAATTCATCATGAGATCAATCAGTTCTGCAGCTCTCACTCTCTTCAGCAAGTCTACATTGATGTTTTTGATCAA ATTGACGAAAAGATGAAAGATTCTCTCCAGGGTGACTGCACACGATATGCTCCAGGTATTGAAATCATGAGTGTTCGTGTTACAAAGCCAACCATCCCAGAAAGCATAAGACGCAATTTTGAACAGATGGAAGAGGAACGCACTAAG GTCTTAATTGCTATTGAGAAACAGAGAGTGGTTGAGAAAGAGGCAGAGACAAGTAAGAAATTGGCTATTAGTGAAGCTGAGAAGATTGCAAATGTGAGTAAGATCCTCATGGAACAGAAGTTGATGGAAAAGGATAGTGCCAGGAAGCAGCAAGAAATTGAGAACCAGATATACATGGCTCGGGAAAAGAGTTTGGCTGATGCATATTTCTACCG TGTACTGAAGGAAGCTGAAGTAAACAAGTTGAAGCTAACACCGCAATTTCTTGAGCTTAAATTCATCGAGGCCATAGCtgataatacaaaaaatttccTTGGGGAAAAg attGGCGGCAAtcaacaaagaaagagagagcaaacTAAGTTAAAGAGCAGCATTGTGACTCCTCATATTCATCCGTTGAGAACGTTTTATCTAGCAAAGCCTAAACATCAAATGTAG
- the LOC142627323 gene encoding uncharacterized protein LOC142627323 isoform X3: protein MMNQSPSTIRNGLSILHQVPEGHVGVYWRGGALQKTITDPGFHLKLPFITHYEPVQVTLQTDQVRDIPCGTKGGVMINFEKIEVVHRLHKDHVHDTLLNYGVQYDNTWIYDKIHHEINQFCSSHSLQQVYIDVFDQIDEKMKDSLQGDCTRYAPGIEIMSVRVTKPTIPESIRRNFEQMEEERTKVLIAIEKQRVVEKEAETSKKLAISEAEKIANVSKILMEQKLMEKDSARKQQEIENQIYMAREKSLADAYFYRVLKEAEVNKLKLTPQFLELKFIEAIADNTKNFLGEKIGGNQQRKREQTKLKSSIVTPHIHPLRTFYLAKPKHQM from the exons ATGATGAATCAATCACCATCAACTATTAGGAATGGTTTGTCCATTCTGCACCAAGTCCCAGAAGGCCATGTTGGGGTTTACTGGAGAGGAGGTGCCCTTCAAAAGACGATTACAGATCCAG GTTTTCATTTGAAGCTACCTTTTATAACCCATTATGAGCCTGTTCAAGTAACCCTTCAGACAGATCAG GTGAGGGATATTCCTTGTGGTACAAAAGGAGGTGTCATGATCAACTTTGAGAAGATAGAG GTTGTTCACCGGCTTCACAAGGACCATGTGCATGACACTCTGCTGAACTATGGGGTGCAGTATGACAATACGTGGATATATGACAAAATTCATCATGAGATCAATCAGTTCTGCAGCTCTCACTCTCTTCAGCAAGTCTACATTGATGTTTTTGATCAA ATTGACGAAAAGATGAAAGATTCTCTCCAGGGTGACTGCACACGATATGCTCCAGGTATTGAAATCATGAGTGTTCGTGTTACAAAGCCAACCATCCCAGAAAGCATAAGACGCAATTTTGAACAGATGGAAGAGGAACGCACTAAG GTCTTAATTGCTATTGAGAAACAGAGAGTGGTTGAGAAAGAGGCAGAGACAAGTAAGAAATTGGCTATTAGTGAAGCTGAGAAGATTGCAAATGTGAGTAAGATCCTCATGGAACAGAAGTTGATGGAAAAGGATAGTGCCAGGAAGCAGCAAGAAATTGAGAACCAGATATACATGGCTCGGGAAAAGAGTTTGGCTGATGCATATTTCTACCG TGTACTGAAGGAAGCTGAAGTAAACAAGTTGAAGCTAACACCGCAATTTCTTGAGCTTAAATTCATCGAGGCCATAGCtgataatacaaaaaatttccTTGGGGAAAAg attGGCGGCAAtcaacaaagaaagagagagcaaacTAAGTTAAAGAGCAGCATTGTGACTCCTCATATTCATCCGTTGAGAACGTTTTATCTAGCAAAGCCTAAACATCAAATGTAG